A stretch of DNA from Solea solea chromosome 20, fSolSol10.1, whole genome shotgun sequence:
tgtaCACTACAGTTGTACACTACAGTTGTACACTACAGTTGTACACTACAGttgtacactacagttttacactacagttttacactacagttttgccattcacacatctttcatccccattcacacgctgcaacatccgtgtcttgctcaaggacacatgtaaactagcagagccaggaattgaacccataccactgagctaccatggctcgaTTCTAACTCCTCACTATCACAATTACTTTTGCTACTTAAGTACAgtgaatgtcatctactttaagacttttacttaggtaatattataaaaagtaagTTCAACTCCTACtaaagatacttgtacttttactcaagtattccTTTAGGGtcctttatacaagactgcattTAAACCAAGTCATCTGACTATCATCTGaagtttaaaatacattttagggTTTGTTGCTAAAGTTTAGTGCATTTTACAGCTTCATTTTGATCCTAACATTTTGCGtcattgtattattgttatttatgtaaCTAATGGTTTTGTAATCAAAGGAGTCTGGGCATATGAAGTTCAATGGacgtttattttgtgtatttcattgtgcaaaattagttaaaaaaaagttaaaagttattttttaactattcacatttacaaCACAAGCATATTAACTTCACAATGGACACATATAGAATTACATTGTTATTAATGGCTTcattagatgatgatgatgagataaaacaagtaaaatcCAGTTCTGTTTTTtaggaataaataaacaaacacataattaATAAGAGAAATCAGTTTTCCAGTGTCACTACACTTTGTCTTGCAAGAttaagagacagacagatgagcaAAAGTAGCTAAAGTCATAATCTCTTTGTCTAAAGTACACATTTAGTGTACATGAATGTAAGATGGAGGCCTGAGCCTCTGTGCTGACAGTCTTTAATTGTTCTCTCATGCAGGAGGAGGCAGTGGGATTGGACGGGCCGTGTGCCAGCGCTTCGCCTCTGAGGGCGCCTCCGTGGTGGTCGCTGACATCAATGAGGAGTCGGCCAATGAGACGTTGGGTAGCCTGCAGAGTGACCTCAAAGGTCAGGGTCACATGGCAACTGTGGTGGACGTTTCGTCAAAGGAAAGCATCACCAAGCTGGTCACAAGtattcaggtgtgtgtgtgtgtgtgtgtgtgtgtgttacactgtGTTCCTGTTAGAACTATAGAGTGTAAAATGTCAGTAACATTTAAACTTGAGtgaaattagttcacacaatgctaaactctatcagctccacatgactctctgagTTCAGATCTCATGTTGCCTGGCGACATtctggcactgcacacaggaagtgatacgTTTAAAGTCATGGCAGACACAGGCAACAGCAGCACTGAGCGACTGCAGACAGGTCGGAGtttgactggaaacacaaagaagtgtccacGAAAAGTTTCAGTAGTGAATTCTACTGCCcaaaaaacctggtcattcagcagtatgatgggataaatgcttcttgtctccGCCTGTTCCCTGCTCTActgctgtatatacacaagtgctccttcagtcaggtctAATAGTTCTTTCTTTTACTGGCTCTGCAGACTTGTTACTTCCAGCctccgtcagtgtgtgtgaacacagcaggCATCACTCAGGACAACTTCCTGCTCAGTATGACGGAGGAGCAGTTTGACAAAGTCATCCAGATCAACCTGAAGGTCGGTGACACTGACAAAACCTATGTCCACAATGTtcaacagcaaaacacacatctggtttctttgtggaaaaaaaattcaCGGCCGTGCTTCCTCctcccatctgtctgtctgtctgtctgtctgtgtatagaacttttctagtgttgatgaccactcaaagctagAAAGGCACATTTtccatcacacatctttcatactcattcacacgcacagccatcaggagcaacgtggagCCAGGAAtccaacccacaaccttcctgtCATGTCTGTCTGACACTGTTGGTTACTGTGTATTGACTAACTGAACAAGCTGAGGTGATATTTGTTTCTCTCCAGGGTTCATTCTTGGTGACACAGGCTGTTGCTCAGGCCCTGGTGTCCTGTGGAGCGTCCAGAGGATCCATCATTAGTGTGGGCAGCATTGTGGGGAAGGTGAGACACCAGCATGTCTGACAGTCTCAGCTCTGCTCTTCAGCGTTAACATGTGAACATTGACAGCGTTAACATTGTTTTAAAGTGTGTCAAGCGCCTCACACAAGTGAAGTCTCTTTACTGATTCTTGCTTTagctgttttttctctctatcATATTGTAAAGTTGTGGACATTAGAAGCAAGCCACCTCATCATAATGTGATTTGTCCTTGATTTTAATCATGTTACTGCTAAACTGATGTTGAAGTAAGACTGCTGATATAAAAAAGAATCACCGTACAGTGATTcagcttgcatgtgtgtgtgtaggtgggaaACATTGGACAGGTGAATTATTCCTCCTCTAAAGCTGGAGTGGAGGGTTTAACCAGAACTGCTGCCAAAGAGCTGAGCAGGTGAGCAGAATCTG
This window harbors:
- the hsd17b8 gene encoding estradiol 17-beta-dehydrogenase 8, with amino-acid sequence MVFWRSQVEQSKITTTRKKSNMAAAKRLISRLTLVTGGGSGIGRAVCQRFASEGASVVVADINEESANETLGSLQSDLKGQGHMATVVDVSSKESITKLVTSIQTCYFQPPSVCVNTAGITQDNFLLSMTEEQFDKVIQINLKGSFLVTQAVAQALVSCGASRGSIISVGSIVGKVGNIGQVNYSSSKAGVEGLTRTAAKELSRFGIRCNCILPGFISTPMTDKVPEKVITKMKSLIPMGRMGEPAEVADVCAFLASDDSRYITGVSIEVSGGLFIG